The Leptolyngbya sp. CCY15150 genome includes the window TGTTTGGCGTCTGATGATGCGCTGGCCTATACCTATCGAGCTGCGGTGCGCTATGACTTGGGTGATAAAGCTGGGGCTGCTGCAGACTTAGATGAATCTTTGAACCTAGAGGCTAATCAGCCGACGGTCTACTGCAATCGGGGATTAATTCGGGCAGAGATGGAGGATCATCATGGAGCGATCGCTGACTATAGCGCGGCCATCTGGGCCAAGCCTGACTTAGCCATTGCTTTCTTTTACCGAGGCTTGAGCTACCAAAAGCTCAACAATGCCACCGCTGCTCTCACGGACTACCACGAAGCGATTCGCCTAGAGCCTAGTGCAGCGATCGCTTACTACCACCGCGCCATCATGGAACAGAAATTGGGCGATCGCCTCAGTGCGTTGACAGATTTTGAGCGGGCCGCCCAGTTGTTTGCCGCCCGAGGTAGCCAAGCCAATGCCCAGCGGGCCAAGGCCTGTTGGCAAAAGCTGCAGAATCAGTAACGTGCTCCACATCGTCTAGGGAAGGCGCTGCCAGTCTAGGGTCTGAGCTTTCCAGCGCAGGAGATGGATAGGTTCCTGCTGGGGCCAAGCGGGGAGCCCTAGGGCACGGCGGGGAGCTAGGGTGGCCAGGGCGATCGCTTCCGATGGCGCACAGATGCCCTGCCGCACGAGATATTGCACACCGGCTAGCAGAGGCAGGGTTGTGCCCGAGAGGGTGCCGTCTGCTAATCGGGCCGTGCCTTGAATCACCTCAATCTCGCGACTATCCCAGGGGTAGCGACCGTCGGGCAACCCTAGGGGAGCCAGGGCATCGCTGACCAGAAAGAGCCCCTGGGGATAGGACTGGGGCGATCGCCCGCCGCGCCCTATGCGTAGGAGTAGATCAAGCATGGTGGGAGCTACATGCACCCCATCGGCAATCACGCCGCAGAAAACCTGGGGATGGGTGAGGGCCGCGCCTAAGAGGCCCGGTTGGCGATGATGCAGGCTGGGCATGGCATTGAAGGCATGGGTGACCATGGATGCACCTTGGTCAAAAGCTCGTTTGGCCTGCTCTGCCGTAGCTTGGGAATGTCCCAGACTGACGATCATGCCCTGGTTGACGAGGGTGGGAATCACCTGGCCGCTGCTGTCGAGTTCTGGCGCTAGGGTGATCACTTTGACCAAGGATGCATAGTTGGCGAGGACTTGGGAGACCTGCTCTAGGGTGAGGGGTCGCAGATGTTCGGCGGGATGGGCACCCCGTTTTTGGGGATTGAGAAACGGCCCCTCTAGGTGAACGCCTAGAATGCGCGCGCCGCGATCGCTCCCCTGATTACCAAAGGCTGCTACGGCCGCCAAGGCGCGATGAATATTCTCCAGCGAGGTGGTCACCAGGGTGGGTAGAAACGCATCCACACCTTGCTGCCAGAGAAAGCCGCAGATTTTGTCTAGGGTCTCTAGGTGAGCGATCGCTAAGTCGGGAAACGCCAGGCCCAGCGCGCCATTGATTTGGAGATCTACCCCGCCCGGTGAAATCCAGTCGCCGTCTACATCGAGGCTGGCATCATCCAGGCTGGCATCATCGGGGGCGATCGCTTCGTCCATGGACTGGATGCGGGTGAGTCGTCCAGCGGTCAAGCAAAGTTGGTGAAGGCCGTCGCGGTCGGGCAGGCGAGCGTTGATAATAGTGGAGGATTGGGCAGCCATGGGCAGGTATCTAAACGCCGATCTGCTCCAATCTTCCCACAGTCGCTTGCCCCGCATGGGGTATCTGGTGTTGAATTCTATGACCCATCCGTTTGTTGGCATCATCATGGGCAGTGACTCCGACCTGCCTACCATGCAGGCGGCGATCGCCATCTGTGAAGACTTTGGCGTACCCCATGAGGTGGCGATCGTCTCGGCCCATCGCACCCCCGAGCGCATGGTGGACTATGCCCAAACCGCTCACACCCGAGGGCTGAAGGTGATCATTGCGGGAGCCGGTGGCGCGGCCCATCTGCCAGGTATGGTGGCCGCCCTCACGCCCCTGCCGGTGATTGGGGTACCGGTGCTCACCCGCACCCTCAACGGTGTCGATTCCCTGTACTCCATTGTGCAAATGCCAAGGGGGATTCCGGTGGCCACCGTGGCCATCGGCAATGCCCAGAATGCTGGACTGCTGGCGGTGCAAATGTTAGCCAGCCATGACGCTGCGCTGCTGGAAAAGGTGCAGCAGTATCGGCAAGCTCTACAAACCAGCGTCATGGAGAAACAGGCTCAGCTTGATGAGCTAGGATATCAGGCATATTTAAAGGAGATGTAGAAGATTGGCTTAATCCAACACGATCGGGGATTGAGGCTAGAACATCTTGGAAATAGGAAGATTAGCCGGTAGGAGGTAGAAGGTAGGAGGATGACGTCCATCTCACTTAACGCCTAAGATTCTGATGCCTAAGATCCTGATGGCTCAGACTCTGCCTGCCCTCACCGATCGCCTGTCCATAGCTCATGGAGTAGATTTCAGCGGTGGACACAGAACATTTGTCTTACCAACAGCGGCTGCAGCAGTATCGAGAACAGTTTACTGAGGCGGTTGCCCAAAACGCCCATCGTGATCCACAGATGCGATCGCGGTTTAATGAGCTGCGTCAAACCTTGGATCTCAATCCTTTAACCGTGGGTGAGCTGGAGCAGAGTATCATCCAAGATCATCTGTCTGCCGCTGATCCGGCTGGGCTGGGTGATCTGGTGCCCCGCAACACGCCCCAGTCTCCAAGCGATCGCCCTGTGGTATTGGCTGAGGAGCGATCGCCCGAGCCCCAAGATACGCCCCCACCCCCGAGCGATCGCCTCCCGACCGCCGATCCATCTCCCTCGACCCCTGGGGTGCAAGAGAGGCGATCGCCAGAGGTATCGCCAGAAGTATCGCCAGAGGTATCGTCAGAGGTAGAGGAGCGATCGCAACCGGAGTTGCCGCCAGAAGAAGACTTTTCCGTAGAACCGACGGATCCTCAACCAGACTGGGTGGAGCGCTATAAAAAAGCGGTTTGGGATGCCACCCAGCGGGCCCTGCCGATTCGCGATGAGGATCGGCATCATTTAGAGTCTCAGCGGCAGGAACTCGGCCTCACCTTAGATGAAGCAACTCGCTTTGAGGCGGAGGTGATTGCCCAGGTTAAAGAGGAGGAAGATGAGTATCAACATCGTTGTCAGCAGTATCAAGATGTGGTGAGAGAGATCTGCGCGGTTGAATGGCCCCCCGGAGCCTATGCCGAGCACTATCTCAAACAGCGACAACAGGACTTGGGTATCCACGATAAGGATCTGTCGATGTTGACAGATCCGATTGTGAGCGCTGTGCGAACGGAAGGCCAGCCCCCTCCTTCTGACCAGCCTTCTGCTGATGGGGAGGCGAGGGATGGGGAAGAGGCGTCTCCCGAATCGTCGAACCAGGAGCCGTCTGTTGAGGTGCGACGACCCAGTGCGGCCTTTAGCTATAAGGATGAGGATGGACAGACCAAAGTTAGTCCCTCTTTGCCCTCAGTTCCACATATCAATGATTTTCCAGACGACTACAAAGCCTTGGAGATTGCCCTAGCCCAGAAACGCTGGCAAGATGCTGATCGGCAAACGCTCGTGATCTTACTCAAGCTAACGCAGCGGGAGGATCAGAAATGTCTGGATCCATCGTCGATCCGTGAGCTGCAGTTTCAGGATTTATGCGACATCGATCGCCTGTGGAGTGTCAATAGCCAAGGTAAGTTTGGATTTTTGGCTCAGCGTAGCATCTACCAAGAGTTGGTGCCGGATCATCAAAAGCTTCCTAGGCGGGCGATCGCCTTTGCCAAGGAGGTGGGTTGGTGGTCAACGTCGTTGCGGGTGTTCAAGGTCTACACCTGGCTCGATTTTGATGATGCTCGGGCCCAGTCAGGGCACCTGCCTGCCCTATGGTTTTGGCAGCTT containing:
- a CDS encoding GUN4 domain-containing protein; protein product: MDTEHLSYQQRLQQYREQFTEAVAQNAHRDPQMRSRFNELRQTLDLNPLTVGELEQSIIQDHLSAADPAGLGDLVPRNTPQSPSDRPVVLAEERSPEPQDTPPPPSDRLPTADPSPSTPGVQERRSPEVSPEVSPEVSSEVEERSQPELPPEEDFSVEPTDPQPDWVERYKKAVWDATQRALPIRDEDRHHLESQRQELGLTLDEATRFEAEVIAQVKEEEDEYQHRCQQYQDVVREICAVEWPPGAYAEHYLKQRQQDLGIHDKDLSMLTDPIVSAVRTEGQPPPSDQPSADGEARDGEEASPESSNQEPSVEVRRPSAAFSYKDEDGQTKVSPSLPSVPHINDFPDDYKALEIALAQKRWQDADRQTLVILLKLTQREDQKCLDPSSIRELQFQDLCDIDRLWSVNSQGKFGFLAQRSIYQELVPDHQKLPRRAIAFAKEVGWWSTSLRVFKVYTWLDFDDARAQSGHLPALWFWQLPFLESILAGGFGTGRGFCDTDPGTLSTFMACLGVYEVHDDVAPPL
- the nagA gene encoding N-acetylglucosamine-6-phosphate deacetylase; the encoded protein is MAAQSSTIINARLPDRDGLHQLCLTAGRLTRIQSMDEAIAPDDASLDDASLDVDGDWISPGGVDLQINGALGLAFPDLAIAHLETLDKICGFLWQQGVDAFLPTLVTTSLENIHRALAAVAAFGNQGSDRGARILGVHLEGPFLNPQKRGAHPAEHLRPLTLEQVSQVLANYASLVKVITLAPELDSSGQVIPTLVNQGMIVSLGHSQATAEQAKRAFDQGASMVTHAFNAMPSLHHRQPGLLGAALTHPQVFCGVIADGVHVAPTMLDLLLRIGRGGRSPQSYPQGLFLVSDALAPLGLPDGRYPWDSREIEVIQGTARLADGTLSGTTLPLLAGVQYLVRQGICAPSEAIALATLAPRRALGLPAWPQQEPIHLLRWKAQTLDWQRLP
- the purE gene encoding 5-(carboxyamino)imidazole ribonucleotide mutase, with protein sequence MTHPFVGIIMGSDSDLPTMQAAIAICEDFGVPHEVAIVSAHRTPERMVDYAQTAHTRGLKVIIAGAGGAAHLPGMVAALTPLPVIGVPVLTRTLNGVDSLYSIVQMPRGIPVATVAIGNAQNAGLLAVQMLASHDAALLEKVQQYRQALQTSVMEKQAQLDELGYQAYLKEM